One window from the genome of Rariglobus hedericola encodes:
- a CDS encoding DUF2334 domain-containing protein, translating to MNLPRFPRALGLYLATLALTVFASAAEPAVAPAQMLANPGFEQEFAGWIVAENNSAMSTVLPAAAHQGNFGLRILDTDTVNGSSVESVSLPAVPGHHYRVTFQVRSLEKSNACGVYVRLRNASGKFLPNAPTISVPSQAVSAWEQVTLDALAPSDAVAVSLWIHSYGKTTGSWDLDDFTLVDLDATSAGTTTPAAPTTVAASPSVSTPPALPSPLVPVVLKLDDLISTPTGGIPERWKRIADLAVERKIKLSIGIIANSLEGEKPAYFAWIKQLQATGLFEFWFHGYDHKAWKEGDRNVSEFQGPPYEQQKDHFVRSQALAREKLGFAFKTFGSPFNVSDANTARVLAEDNDIKVWLYGERANPAGKTLLDRVGAVSIEQPLFVPNSAKFIEGYTKYAAGRTAYTIQGHPAQWDDARWAEFVRIIDFLVQNHIPIVTPVEAASAQQH from the coding sequence ATGAATCTCCCTCGTTTCCCTCGCGCGCTGGGCCTTTACCTAGCCACTCTCGCCCTCACTGTTTTTGCATCAGCGGCAGAGCCCGCAGTCGCTCCGGCGCAAATGCTGGCCAATCCCGGGTTTGAACAGGAATTCGCGGGTTGGATCGTAGCTGAAAACAATTCTGCCATGAGCACGGTGCTCCCGGCCGCCGCCCATCAAGGAAATTTTGGGCTGCGTATCCTTGATACCGATACCGTCAACGGATCCAGCGTCGAAAGCGTTTCGCTTCCCGCCGTGCCCGGTCATCATTATCGGGTCACCTTCCAAGTTCGTTCCCTGGAGAAGAGCAATGCCTGCGGCGTCTATGTGCGTCTCCGCAACGCCTCCGGTAAATTTTTACCCAATGCGCCCACCATCAGCGTGCCTTCGCAAGCAGTGTCCGCGTGGGAGCAAGTCACTCTAGACGCACTCGCACCGAGCGACGCTGTCGCCGTCTCGCTCTGGATTCATTCCTACGGGAAAACCACCGGCTCCTGGGATCTCGATGACTTCACCTTGGTTGACCTCGACGCAACTTCAGCCGGCACAACGACTCCGGCTGCACCTACAACGGTAGCGGCCAGTCCCTCCGTTTCCACTCCGCCCGCACTGCCTTCTCCGCTCGTTCCCGTCGTGCTCAAACTCGACGACCTCATCAGCACGCCCACCGGCGGAATTCCCGAGCGTTGGAAGCGCATCGCCGATCTGGCCGTTGAAAGAAAAATCAAGCTCTCCATCGGCATCATCGCCAACTCACTGGAGGGCGAAAAACCCGCCTACTTTGCGTGGATAAAACAACTGCAGGCCACCGGCCTGTTCGAGTTCTGGTTCCACGGCTACGACCACAAGGCGTGGAAGGAAGGCGACCGCAACGTGAGCGAGTTCCAAGGCCCGCCTTATGAACAACAGAAGGACCACTTCGTGCGTTCGCAGGCCCTCGCCCGCGAGAAACTCGGCTTTGCCTTCAAGACGTTCGGATCACCGTTCAATGTTTCCGATGCCAACACCGCCCGCGTGCTGGCCGAGGACAACGACATCAAAGTCTGGCTCTACGGCGAACGCGCCAATCCCGCCGGAAAAACCCTCCTTGATCGTGTCGGCGCGGTGAGCATCGAGCAACCGCTGTTCGTGCCGAACTCCGCCAAGTTCATCGAAGGCTACACCAAATACGCCGCCGGCCGCACCGCCTACACGATCCAAGGCCACCCCGCGCAATGGGACGACGCCCGCTGGGCCGAGTTCGTGCGCATCATCGATTTCCTCGTCCAGAACCACATTCCCATCGTCACCCCCGTAGAAGCCGCCTCGGCCCAACAACACTGA
- a CDS encoding beta strand repeat-containing protein — protein MHTSTLSRLPVAAGLLALVFSAVLPATLSADTFTWNSSAAGTWDTTSTSAWSSGVAWNNAGNDTASFGGSAATYTVSIAPAVAISAGGITVSTGNNVTIGGGVGSSFTLAGTTPTIGGAGNTTLDIVLAGSNGLTKSGGGTLRFKQTSTYTGDTALSGGQLTLEANDGVGSTGKLTISGGATFSMQGKNQSLAGLSGVSGTTIRSTSANTTSTLTITGGTNTFAGTLSNSGTNALLSLTNSGGTLALTGTNSYSGATIVSGGTLNLGSSLANTNSVTVSGGTLNSSVSTAVALGTGAFSLTSGALAINGTSIGSFTLATGQNFTASIGTLNFTLGASNTSDQIIGSGAFNLSSLTLALNGTTSVAGSYTLFSGFTGNSVSDITITGLDPGFTGVFGTNGILTVSAIPEPSTFAALFGVAALGVAALRRRETRA, from the coding sequence ATGCATACCTCCACCCTCTCCCGTTTGCCCGTCGCCGCCGGCCTCCTAGCACTGGTTTTTTCCGCCGTCCTGCCGGCCACATTATCGGCCGACACTTTCACTTGGAATAGCAGCGCCGCGGGCACTTGGGATACCACCAGCACTTCGGCCTGGAGCAGCGGAGTCGCCTGGAACAATGCGGGCAACGACACCGCCAGCTTCGGCGGCAGCGCCGCTACCTATACCGTTTCGATCGCCCCGGCCGTCGCCATTTCCGCGGGAGGCATCACGGTCTCAACAGGCAACAATGTGACCATCGGCGGTGGCGTAGGCTCGTCATTCACGCTCGCCGGAACCACCCCGACCATTGGCGGCGCTGGCAACACCACACTCGATATTGTCCTCGCCGGATCGAACGGTCTCACCAAATCAGGCGGCGGCACGCTTCGGTTCAAACAAACCTCCACTTACACCGGCGACACCGCACTCAGTGGCGGTCAGCTGACGCTTGAGGCCAACGACGGCGTGGGTTCGACCGGAAAACTGACGATCTCGGGCGGCGCCACGTTCAGCATGCAGGGCAAAAACCAGTCCCTCGCCGGACTAAGCGGCGTCTCCGGAACCACCATCCGCAGCACCAGCGCGAACACCACCTCCACGCTTACGATCACCGGCGGCACCAACACGTTTGCCGGCACGTTGAGCAACTCCGGCACCAACGCCTTGCTCAGTCTCACCAATTCCGGTGGAACGCTCGCCTTGACCGGCACCAACAGTTACAGCGGAGCCACCATCGTCTCCGGCGGCACGCTGAACCTCGGGTCCAGCCTCGCTAACACCAATTCGGTTACCGTCAGCGGCGGCACGCTCAACAGCTCCGTCTCGACCGCCGTGGCCCTCGGCACCGGCGCGTTCTCTCTGACTTCCGGCGCACTCGCAATCAACGGCACTTCGATCGGTTCGTTCACCCTCGCCACCGGCCAGAACTTCACCGCCTCCATCGGCACGCTCAACTTCACCCTCGGCGCGTCCAACACCTCCGACCAGATCATCGGTTCGGGCGCCTTCAATCTCAGCAGCCTCACCCTCGCCCTCAACGGCACCACCTCCGTCGCCGGCTCCTACACGCTCTTCAGCGGCTTCACCGGCAACTCGGTGTCCGACATCACCATCACCGGTCTCGATCCGGGCTTCACCGGCGTCTTCGGCACCAACGGCATCCTCACCGTCTCCGCGATTCCCGAACCCTCGACCTTCGCCGCCCTCTTCGGTGTCGCCGCTCTTGGCGTGGCCGCTTTGCGTCGTCGCGAAACTCGCGCCTGA
- a CDS encoding glycosyl hydrolase family 28-related protein has translation MSRAKTFVIVTLLLAGGLHAAVPWRSTLYPDQWEPGYSDDAGRFLHDFSRAGYHSGDIPVPALTSPVTDVTRPPYNADSSGKTDTTAAIQKALDTIGLSGGGIVYLPPGSYRISPQADNNSALLIRDDHVILRGAGPDRTFLFNTSVKMRGKRVISLEPRTSAWWNTGSGDPSGIALSADLPQPSSIIPVTDVSSFAVGELVAIRNTITQSYIDRLGMTGKWQAGNPANRPLAYCRRIVSIDTNARTLTVDIPVRGFLFTTDRARVVKTSGRMLSEVGLEDFSIGMVQHPDATLDEGAYDTPGTAAYDTHGSIALSLSFVENAWVRRVHTYAPAGNAPKVHILSNALRLWNTRLVTVSDCDFKFPQYRGGGGNGYLYCLNAQDNLIRDCRAEGGRHNYDFGTMASSGNVILDCTAKDGDLASDFHMYLSLANLIDNLTCDGDFIEARALRPWGAPMHGVTTTQSVFWNTRGLRYAAKHLGDSPALVYSHQFGDGYVIGTRGPAHDVDSDDFVEGVGTGDSLQPRSLYLDQLSRRLARESTPPSP, from the coding sequence ATGTCTCGGGCGAAGACATTTGTCATCGTCACACTCCTGCTGGCCGGCGGCCTGCACGCCGCGGTGCCTTGGCGCTCCACGCTCTATCCCGACCAGTGGGAGCCCGGTTACTCCGATGATGCCGGCCGGTTCCTCCATGATTTCTCCCGCGCCGGTTATCATTCGGGCGACATCCCTGTCCCTGCGCTGACTTCGCCCGTAACCGATGTTACCCGTCCGCCTTACAACGCGGATTCCTCCGGCAAAACCGACACCACCGCCGCCATCCAAAAAGCGCTCGATACCATAGGGCTTTCTGGAGGCGGCATCGTTTATCTGCCTCCAGGCTCCTACCGGATTTCCCCGCAAGCCGACAACAACTCCGCCCTGCTGATCCGCGATGATCATGTGATCCTCCGTGGTGCCGGCCCCGATCGCACTTTTCTCTTCAACACGTCGGTGAAGATGCGTGGAAAGCGCGTCATCAGCCTCGAGCCGCGCACGTCCGCATGGTGGAACACCGGCTCCGGCGACCCGTCCGGAATCGCCCTGTCCGCCGATCTGCCGCAACCGTCCTCCATCATTCCCGTGACCGATGTCAGTTCGTTCGCCGTTGGTGAGCTCGTGGCCATCCGCAACACGATCACCCAATCTTACATCGACCGGCTCGGTATGACCGGAAAATGGCAGGCCGGAAATCCCGCCAACCGTCCTTTGGCTTACTGCCGGCGTATTGTTTCCATCGATACCAACGCCCGCACGCTCACCGTCGATATTCCTGTGCGTGGATTTCTCTTCACCACCGACCGCGCCCGCGTCGTCAAAACCTCCGGTCGCATGCTCTCCGAAGTCGGTTTGGAAGATTTTTCAATCGGCATGGTCCAGCATCCCGACGCCACGCTCGACGAGGGCGCCTACGACACACCCGGCACTGCCGCTTACGACACCCACGGCTCGATCGCGCTCTCACTCTCCTTTGTCGAAAACGCCTGGGTCCGCCGCGTGCACACCTACGCGCCCGCCGGCAACGCTCCCAAAGTTCACATCCTTTCCAATGCCCTTCGCCTCTGGAACACCCGGCTCGTCACCGTCTCCGACTGCGATTTTAAATTTCCTCAATACCGTGGCGGCGGTGGCAACGGCTACCTCTATTGTCTGAACGCGCAGGACAATCTGATCCGCGACTGCCGCGCCGAGGGCGGACGCCACAACTACGACTTTGGAACCATGGCTTCGAGCGGCAACGTCATCCTCGATTGCACGGCGAAGGACGGGGATCTCGCGTCCGATTTTCACATGTATCTGTCGCTCGCCAACCTCATCGACAACCTCACCTGCGACGGTGATTTCATCGAGGCGCGTGCGCTGCGTCCCTGGGGCGCGCCTATGCATGGCGTGACCACCACGCAGTCCGTTTTCTGGAACACCCGAGGTCTTCGCTACGCGGCCAAACACCTCGGCGATTCACCCGCGCTCGTTTACTCGCACCAATTTGGCGACGGCTACGTTATCGGGACGCGCGGTCCCGCCCACGACGTGGACTCGGATGATTTCGTAGAGGGCGTGGGCACCGGCGATTCGCTCCAGCCGCGTTCCCTCTATCTCGATCAATTGAGCCGCCGTCTCGCCCGCGAATCCACTCCTCCCTCTCCATGA
- a CDS encoding hydroxyacid dehydrogenase, with the protein MNSLLETKPVAAPHKGEERILFSLGPKEKNLFLPETDLTRFNDQSCAHINPDGISAGDWEKTLRQHRPTVLVTAWNTPPIPVSWIESDDFSLRYLCNITGSVKSVAPRILFSRGVRMTNWGTLINHTIAEHALLMVLSLLRNTPAWPAAAVSGSYSADLMPVLRTRSLRGKRVGLHGFGAIAREIIALLKPFQVEIAACSQGVPRAVLEAQGVEPVADLETLFARSEVLIECESLTPHSRGSVTAAVLARLPHDAVFVNVGRGLIVDEIALGRLATEKQLRVGLDVFHQEPLPPDSPLAKIPGLLLSPHIAGPTWDAFPLCGDHALTNLQRYLNREPLTDEITVEIYDRAT; encoded by the coding sequence ATGAATTCATTGCTCGAAACCAAACCGGTCGCCGCGCCGCACAAGGGAGAAGAACGCATTCTGTTCTCCCTCGGCCCCAAGGAAAAAAACCTGTTCCTGCCGGAGACCGATCTGACGCGTTTCAACGATCAATCCTGCGCTCATATCAACCCCGATGGCATCAGCGCCGGAGACTGGGAAAAAACGCTCCGCCAACACCGCCCCACCGTGCTGGTCACCGCCTGGAACACGCCTCCCATTCCCGTTTCGTGGATCGAGTCCGACGACTTCTCGTTGCGTTATCTCTGCAACATCACCGGCTCCGTAAAATCCGTCGCACCCCGCATCCTGTTTTCACGCGGTGTCCGCATGACGAACTGGGGCACGCTCATCAATCATACCATCGCCGAGCACGCATTGCTCATGGTGCTGTCGTTGTTGCGCAACACCCCCGCCTGGCCCGCCGCCGCGGTGTCAGGCAGTTACAGTGCCGATCTCATGCCCGTTTTGCGCACCCGTTCCTTGCGCGGAAAACGCGTCGGCCTGCACGGCTTCGGCGCCATCGCCCGCGAAATCATCGCTCTACTAAAACCCTTCCAGGTAGAAATCGCCGCCTGCTCCCAAGGCGTTCCCCGCGCCGTCTTAGAAGCCCAGGGCGTCGAACCCGTCGCCGATCTCGAAACCTTGTTCGCGCGCAGCGAGGTGTTGATCGAATGCGAAAGCCTTACGCCGCACAGCCGCGGCAGCGTGACCGCTGCGGTGCTCGCGCGCCTCCCGCATGACGCCGTGTTCGTCAACGTGGGCCGCGGCCTGATCGTGGATGAAATCGCACTCGGCCGTCTCGCCACCGAGAAACAGCTCCGCGTCGGCCTCGATGTTTTCCATCAGGAGCCGCTCCCGCCGGATTCACCCCTCGCGAAAATCCCCGGTCTGTTGCTCTCGCCCCACATCGCCGGACCGACGTGGGACGCGTTTCCCCTTTGCGGTGACCACGCGCTGACCAATCTCCAGCGCTATCTCAACCGCGAGCCGCTGACCGACGAGATCACGGTCGAGATCTACGACCGCGCCACTTAA